From Ciona intestinalis unplaced genomic scaffold, KH HT000159.2, whole genome shotgun sequence, the proteins below share one genomic window:
- the LOC100177555 gene encoding galactosylgalactosylxylosylprotein 3-beta-glucuronosyltransferase 3-like — protein sequence MVFYSKTAVVKKNMNGVLGGNVRKEILIVSLALVFTTFMVTTLFLGERSKLSERKFPWRLQEQLINSPGAYNKHTIHAITSTYARLTQKADLTRLMQTLMHLRNFHWIVVEDSEEKTTLVSKLLKKSGLHYTHLNIKNTEQHLFVKHLQTTNAALAWVRKHIEPDEGVVYFMDDDNTYALKVFEDMRTTKLASVWPVGLSADLIVEGPVLCKDNRVVTWRALWEPDRKVPIDMAGFAISTALLRQHPDVYFIDIEPLESQFLADLGLTKDKMEPKANNCTEINVWHTRTTKYIPRLEDEALKLGPEFNPNVEV from the coding sequence atggtGTTTTATAGCAAAACTGCTgtcgtaaaaaaaaacatgaatggGGTGTTAGGTGGAAACGTACGTAAAGAAATCTTAATCGTTTCTCTTGCGTTggtttttacaacttttatgGTTACTACACTATTCCTTGGAGAGCGTTCGAAACTATCAGAACGGAAATTCCCATGGAGATTACAAGAACAATTAATAAACTCACCTGGAGCTTATAATAAACACACAATTCATGCCATTACCTCGACGTATGCAAGACTAACCCAGAAGGCGGATTTAACAAGGTTGATGCAAACTTTAATGCATCTACGTAACTTCCATTGGATTGTAGTCGAAGATTCGGAAGAAAAAACTACGCTGGTGTCGAAGCTTTTGAAGAAATCGGGTTTGCATTACACTCATCTTAATATAAAGAACACTGAACAGCATCTTTTTGTGAAACACTTGCAAACGACCAACGCAGCTTTGGCTTGGGTTAGAAAACACATTGAACCCGATGAAGGAGTGGTTTATTTTATGGACGACGATAATACTTATGCTTTAAAAGTGTTTGAGGATATGAGAACAACTAAATTAGCTTCTGTGTGGCCGGTTGGACTCTCTGCTGATTTAATTGTTGAAGGCCCAGTTCTTTGTAAAGATAACAGAGTTGTAACATGGAGAGCACTTTGGGAACCTGATCGTAAAGTACCGATTGATATGGCCGGCTTTGCCATTAGCACTGCTCTTTTGCGCCAGCACCCGGACGTGTATTTTATTGATATAGAACCACTGGAGTCGCAGTTTCTGGCCGATCTTGGTTTGACGAAAGATAAAATGGAACCAAAAGCAAACAACTGTACTGAAATAAATGTTTGGCACACACGAACTACAAAGTATATTCCGCGTTTGGAGGACGAGGCTTTGAAACTCGGACCTGAGTTTAACCCGAACGTGGAAGTATAA